In the genome of Gammaproteobacteria bacterium, one region contains:
- a CDS encoding M66 family metalloprotease, translated as MTWILTLSGNALTGPIPPEFGNLSELSLLGLASNRLSGPVPDEFGGMTNLSRLYLSNNPGLSGALPAILTDLSLDELMAGGTDLCAPEEPGFRAWLQTVRFSRIRACGSASAMAYLTQAVQSREYPVPLVAGEEALLRVFVTATRSTTAGIPPVRARFYLDGTLRHVFDIPGKTTSIPTQVVERDLSGSANVVISGLFVQPGLEMEIEVDPDGTLDAGLLVAKRIPETGRMAVEVHEMPAFAFTLIPFLWRADPDSAVIGMTQGMAADPQGHELLWHTRTLLPIDSLDITLHPPVVTSTNDTGLLADEMSAIRALEGEDAYYVGTMSGATRGPAYAGWAVAFVYLNGGTIAHEFGHTLDLLHAPCGNPSLVDEAFPYPDGSIGAWGYDSRHGGSLVPPSARDIMGYCQKDWISDYHFTRALRYRLFNPHAPVDAGFAAAVAASGESLLLWGGTSADGEPYLNPAFVVDAPRTLPDYAGEHRIVGRTADGRELFSLGFAMPGIADGDGSSSFAFVLPSRPGWEGSLASITLTGPGGSATLDGSSDLPMTILRDPSTGQVRAFLRDPPASAQAAVDAAGPSGGPGLEVLFSRGIPDASAWRR; from the coding sequence TTGACATGGATACTGACCTTATCCGGCAACGCGCTGACGGGTCCGATCCCACCCGAATTCGGCAACCTCTCCGAACTGTCGCTGTTGGGGCTGGCTTCCAACCGTCTGTCGGGCCCGGTGCCGGATGAATTTGGAGGAATGACGAATCTGAGTCGGCTCTACCTGTCGAACAACCCTGGGCTGTCGGGGGCGCTGCCGGCCATCCTGACGGATCTCAGCCTGGACGAATTGATGGCTGGGGGCACGGACCTGTGCGCTCCAGAAGAGCCCGGCTTCCGGGCTTGGTTGCAGACGGTCCGCTTTTCGCGGATCCGCGCCTGCGGAAGCGCGTCCGCGATGGCGTACCTTACCCAAGCCGTGCAATCGCGCGAGTACCCGGTCCCGCTGGTCGCGGGCGAAGAGGCCCTCCTGCGTGTGTTCGTCACTGCCACGCGTTCCACGACGGCCGGCATCCCTCCCGTCCGGGCGCGCTTCTACTTGGACGGGACCTTGCGCCACGTGTTCGACATTCCGGGGAAGACGACGTCCATCCCCACGCAAGTTGTCGAGCGAGATCTGTCCGGATCCGCGAACGTGGTGATCTCCGGCTTGTTCGTGCAGCCCGGCCTTGAGATGGAGATCGAAGTCGATCCGGACGGGACGCTGGACGCCGGTCTCCTGGTGGCGAAGCGGATCCCGGAAACCGGGCGCATGGCCGTGGAGGTGCACGAGATGCCGGCGTTCGCCTTCACGCTGATCCCGTTCCTTTGGCGTGCGGACCCCGACTCGGCGGTCATCGGAATGACGCAGGGCATGGCGGCGGACCCTCAGGGCCATGAACTGCTCTGGCACACGCGCACGCTGCTGCCGATCGACTCTCTCGACATCACCCTCCATCCGCCGGTGGTGACCTCGACCAACGATACTGGGCTGCTGGCGGATGAGATGTCGGCAATACGGGCTCTGGAGGGGGAGGACGCCTACTATGTGGGCACGATGAGCGGCGCTACAAGAGGCCCCGCCTACGCGGGGTGGGCGGTCGCGTTCGTGTACTTGAACGGCGGGACTATCGCTCACGAATTCGGCCACACCCTGGACCTCTTGCACGCGCCGTGCGGCAACCCAAGCCTGGTCGACGAGGCGTTCCCCTATCCGGACGGATCCATCGGTGCCTGGGGGTACGATTCCCGCCACGGCGGGAGCCTCGTGCCGCCGAGTGCGCGCGACATAATGGGCTACTGCCAAAAAGACTGGATCAGCGACTACCACTTCACCCGGGCGCTCCGCTACCGTCTCTTCAACCCACACGCGCCGGTGGACGCCGGTTTCGCCGCCGCGGTCGCTGCAAGCGGCGAGTCTCTGCTCCTGTGGGGCGGGACCAGCGCGGACGGCGAGCCCTACCTCAATCCCGCTTTCGTGGTCGACGCACCGCGAACACTTCCGGACTACGCCGGGGAGCACCGCATTGTCGGTCGCACGGCCGACGGGCGTGAGCTCTTCTCCCTTGGCTTCGCCATGCCTGGAATCGCCGACGGCGACGGTAGTTCCAGCTTCGCCTTCGTCCTGCCCTCGCGGCCCGGTTGGGAAGGCAGCCTAGCGAGCATAACCCTGACCGGCCCCGGCGGATCGGCCACGCTGGACGGCAGCAGCGATCTGCCGATGACCATCCTGCGCGACCCGAGCACCGGACAAGTGCGGGCGTTCCTGCGCGATCCGCCGGCGTCAGCCCAGGCCGCCGTGGACGCGGCCGGGCCATCCGGTGGGCCGGGGCTGGAGGTGCTGTTCAGCCGCGGAATCCCGGACGCTTCTGCTTGGAGACGATGA
- a CDS encoding Ig-like domain-containing protein has product MIWASGCGDGATEPDPPRPTTVTVTPATAELAALGATVQLTVEVQDQNGQVMAGAAVTWASGDASVATVDAAGLTAAAGNGTATITATAGTASGSSAVTVAQEVSAVTVSPVADTLVAYGDTVRLVAVAVDANGHAVAGAEFTWASSDTAVAAVDAVGLVTATGNGSATITAAVGDARGQSTIMVVANRAPAAVDSIPPHTMLLGDRASVDVSPFFSDPDGDPLTYAASSSDEHILAVSVSGSSVTVAALAPGTAAVTVTASDPSGLQATQNASVQGGILTAVRDIEAFLDQCPTNDSVFVEIRREFEVRFEGEPLSGPVVCSEPAAAMPSDEVTYQLKAYQTLRLAYHMNEATKGRLPWTEMGLYEWMVSRVSGVNMKQRPGLYYCCDLIDGKLYIATSQFGIDSSGQVYPFEQSMDWWGISITLPFYAHEIRHADEDDPGHVTGCEAFPLPSDPPGCDAAYDLGNLGGYGVHYWLGSSWATGYLNVGIACSPRVDEHITWEVESANLVRERFVTNVPPLLTADSFEGLCVPLKSAWK; this is encoded by the coding sequence ATGATCTGGGCCTCGGGCTGCGGGGACGGGGCGACCGAACCCGATCCGCCCCGGCCGACCACGGTGACGGTTACGCCCGCGACCGCCGAACTCGCGGCCTTGGGCGCCACCGTGCAGTTGACGGTCGAGGTTCAGGACCAGAACGGCCAAGTGATGGCGGGGGCTGCGGTGACGTGGGCGAGCGGGGACGCCTCGGTCGCGACGGTGGACGCGGCAGGACTGACGGCGGCGGCGGGCAACGGGACCGCGACGATCACGGCCACCGCGGGCACCGCGAGCGGGAGCTCGGCGGTGACGGTGGCGCAGGAGGTGAGCGCGGTCACCGTGTCGCCGGTCGCCGACACGCTTGTGGCGTATGGGGACACCGTACGGCTCGTGGCAGTGGCGGTGGATGCGAACGGGCACGCCGTGGCTGGAGCCGAGTTCACGTGGGCGTCCAGCGACACGGCGGTGGCGGCGGTGGATGCGGTGGGGCTGGTGACCGCGACGGGCAACGGTTCGGCGACGATCACGGCGGCGGTTGGCGATGCCCGTGGGCAATCCACGATCATGGTCGTAGCGAACCGCGCCCCAGCCGCAGTGGACTCGATTCCGCCTCACACCATGTTGCTTGGCGATCGGGCATCGGTGGACGTTTCGCCGTTCTTTAGCGACCCGGACGGCGATCCGTTGACCTACGCCGCATCGTCGTCCGACGAGCACATCCTCGCGGTATCCGTATCAGGTAGCTCGGTGACGGTCGCTGCGTTGGCGCCAGGGACGGCGGCGGTGACGGTCACTGCGAGCGACCCCTCTGGACTGCAAGCGACACAGAACGCCAGTGTCCAGGGTGGCATACTCACCGCTGTTCGAGACATCGAAGCCTTCCTGGATCAATGCCCTACGAACGATTCCGTCTTTGTGGAAATCAGGCGGGAATTCGAGGTGCGTTTCGAGGGGGAGCCGCTATCCGGCCCCGTTGTTTGCTCGGAACCCGCCGCCGCGATGCCGAGCGACGAGGTTACGTATCAACTGAAAGCGTACCAAACGCTTCGGCTCGCCTATCACATGAATGAGGCGACCAAGGGACGTCTGCCCTGGACGGAAATGGGCTTGTACGAGTGGATGGTTTCGCGCGTCTCAGGCGTCAACATGAAGCAGCGCCCCGGCTTGTACTACTGCTGCGACCTCATCGACGGCAAGCTGTACATCGCGACATCCCAATTCGGCATCGACTCCTCCGGCCAAGTGTACCCCTTTGAGCAGAGCATGGACTGGTGGGGTATCTCCATCACGCTCCCCTTCTACGCACATGAGATTCGCCACGCCGATGAAGATGACCCGGGGCATGTTACCGGGTGCGAGGCCTTCCCGCTTCCCAGTGATCCTCCCGGCTGCGATGCGGCGTATGATTTGGGCAACCTTGGGGGATATGGGGTCCATTACTGGTTGGGGTCGAGTTGGGCCACGGGGTATCTCAACGTCGGGATTGCATGTAGCCCGCGAGTTGACGAGCACATCACCTGGGAGGTCGAGAGTGCCAACCTCGTGCGGGAGAGGTTTGTCACCAACGTTCCGCCCCTTCTGACCGCCGACTCGTTTGAGGGGCTGTGCGTCCCCCTCAAAAGCGCGTGGAAATAG
- a CDS encoding Ig-like domain-containing protein — MTISVASAFSDPDGDALSYATASTAPGVATVAVSGADVTVTGVSAGTAAVTVTASDPGGLSAQQAFEATVPNRAPVAADSIPDQSVRAGASVTLDLAGHFSDPDGDALSYAAASSEPDVATVAVSGASLTVTGVSGGTAAVTVTASDPGGLSAQQAFEATVPNRAPVATDSIPGQSVRAGASVTLDLAGHFSDPDGDALTYAAESSEPDVATVAVSGASLTITGVSGGTATITVTASDPGGLSAQQAFEATVPNRAPVATDSIPGQSVRAGASVTLDLAEHFRDPDGDALSYAAASSEPEVATVAVSGASLTITGVSGGTATITVTASDPGGLSAQQAFQATVPNRAPVAADSIPGQSVRAGASVTLDLAEHFRDPDGDALSYAAASSEPEVATVAVSGASLTITGVSAGTATITVTASDPGGLSAQQAFEATVPNRAPAAADSIPDQSVRAGASVTLDLAGHFSDPDGDALSYAAASSEPDVATVAVSGASLTVTGVSGGTAAVTVTASDPGGLSAQQAFQATVKRLSITAVEPTVLIEGGEATITGFGFSSTVTNNSVTIDGLPARVRSASRTSLVIVVPAGDCQPPRRAELRVSVGSRSDSRTVGVAPLAQEDMALPQYSYIHTHAGDGCVHLPGSASGGEYLIGVVSTSERPSSVTAVRLSGNPGDPTVVGTAATTSPTANADFRRMPVRSMADNPARPARPRTEYPARRFSVRDDSLRARHASAHNEVMARNEALLRELGHPTPPAAVVNRQQRTLEAGDTTSLYEPSSNNWSCSGTRRVNAVVRLVGSHTIWLEDLNNPSGTFSDSELVELDALYAANIAGVLDGYLGGLPDVDGNERILILMTQEVNRRPGDTRGYVFVPDLWPTYECATSNRAEIFYGFVPDPDGAVDDAVTKEEAFFLYPSLIAHEAAHIAQFGAQVFGDAGQKRSWELEGGAVLAEHLVAFRLFGHASGQNLGYAEYSAGWDWYSRFWDMARFFGWDPDRSGGRVPYAPEQCTWIGRPSEGNSGPCRHPGSAVYGVSSMVFRYALDRWGGTYPGGEGALMRRLTQSPAQGFASLRDVSSWRSEAILADFYITLWLDLQPGLHAPGMTSWNLQDIFDRFPESARLRPRPSSSKTPTLTARVRGGSSLYVHWTPSGPLDPTSLKITTGGGGPVPGHISVWALRIR, encoded by the coding sequence GTGACGATTAGTGTCGCATCGGCCTTCAGCGACCCGGACGGGGATGCCCTGAGCTACGCGACGGCCTCGACCGCGCCGGGGGTGGCGACCGTTGCGGTGTCCGGGGCCGACGTGACCGTCACCGGCGTCTCAGCCGGCACGGCGGCCGTCACCGTGACCGCGAGCGATCCGGGAGGGCTCTCGGCGCAGCAGGCCTTCGAGGCAACGGTGCCGAACCGAGCGCCCGTGGCGGCGGACAGCATCCCGGACCAGTCGGTGCGGGCCGGAGCCTCGGTCACGCTCGACCTCGCGGGGCATTTCAGCGACCCGGATGGGGACGCCCTGAGCTATGCGGCGGCCTCCTCCGAGCCGGACGTGGCGACCGTGGCGGTGTCGGGCGCGAGCCTGACGGTCACCGGCGTCTCCGGCGGCACGGCGGCCGTCACCGTGACCGCGAGCGATCCGGGAGGGCTCTCGGCGCAGCAGGCCTTCGAGGCAACGGTGCCGAACCGAGCGCCCGTGGCGACGGACAGCATCCCGGGCCAGTCGGTGCGGGCCGGAGCCTCGGTCACGCTCGACCTCGCGGGGCACTTCAGCGACCCGGACGGGGACGCGCTCACGTACGCGGCGGAGTCGTCCGAGCCGGATGTGGCGACCGTGGCGGTGTCGGGCGCGAGCCTGACGATCACCGGGGTCTCCGGCGGCACGGCGACCATCACCGTGACCGCGAGCGATCCGGGCGGGCTGTCGGCCCAGCAGGCCTTCGAGGCGACGGTGCCGAACCGGGCACCCGTGGCGACGGACAGCATCCCGGGCCAGTCGGTGCGGGCGGGAGCCTCGGTGACGCTCGACCTCGCGGAGCACTTCCGCGACCCGGACGGGGACGCCCTGAGCTACGCGGCGGCTTCCTCCGAGCCGGAGGTGGCGACCGTGGCGGTGTCGGGCGCGAGCCTGACGATCACCGGGGTCTCGGGCGGCACGGCAACCATCACCGTGACCGCGAGCGATCCGGGCGGGCTATCGGCCCAGCAGGCCTTCCAAGCAACGGTGCCGAACCGGGCGCCCGTGGCGGCAGACAGCATCCCGGGCCAGTCGGTGCGGGCGGGAGCCTCGGTGACGCTCGACCTCGCGGAGCACTTCCGCGACCCGGACGGGGACGCCCTGAGCTACGCGGCGGCTTCCTCCGAGCCGGAGGTGGCGACCGTGGCGGTGTCGGGCGCGAGCCTGACGATCACCGGCGTCTCGGCCGGCACGGCAACCATCACCGTGACCGCGAGCGATCCGGGCGGGCTCTCCGCGCAGCAGGCCTTCGAGGCAACGGTGCCGAACCGGGCGCCCGCGGCGGCGGACAGCATCCCGGACCAGTCGGTGCGGGCCGGAGCCTCGGTCACGCTCGACCTCGCGGGGCATTTCAGCGACCCGGATGGGGACGCCCTGAGCTATGCGGCGGCCTCCTCCGAGCCGGACGTGGCGACCGTGGCGGTGTCGGGCGCGAGCCTGACGGTCACCGGCGTCTCCGGCGGCACGGCGGCCGTCACCGTGACCGCGAGCGATCCGGGCGGGCTCTCCGCGCAGCAGGCCTTCCAAGCGACGGTCAAACGGCTCTCCATCACGGCGGTGGAACCGACTGTGCTGATCGAGGGTGGCGAAGCGACGATCACCGGGTTCGGGTTCTCCTCCACGGTCACCAACAACTCGGTGACCATCGACGGGTTGCCTGCCAGAGTCAGGTCTGCGAGCCGGACGAGTCTGGTGATCGTCGTCCCCGCCGGCGACTGCCAACCGCCCCGCAGGGCGGAACTGAGGGTCTCGGTCGGAAGCCGAAGTGATTCTCGCACGGTTGGCGTTGCGCCGCTCGCCCAGGAAGACATGGCACTGCCGCAGTACTCCTACATCCACACGCACGCCGGAGACGGCTGCGTCCACCTCCCCGGCAGCGCCAGCGGCGGCGAGTATCTGATCGGCGTGGTGTCCACGTCCGAGCGGCCGTCATCTGTGACAGCCGTCAGACTGAGCGGCAATCCGGGAGATCCCACTGTCGTGGGGACGGCGGCAACAACGTCGCCGACTGCCAACGCGGACTTCCGGCGCATGCCGGTACGATCCATGGCAGACAACCCTGCGCGACCCGCTCGCCCGCGCACTGAGTACCCGGCTCGCCGTTTCTCCGTGAGGGACGATTCCCTGCGAGCGCGCCACGCGAGCGCCCACAACGAGGTGATGGCGAGGAACGAAGCACTGTTGCGGGAGCTGGGGCACCCGACGCCACCGGCCGCGGTCGTGAATCGGCAGCAGCGCACCCTTGAGGCAGGAGACACGACATCGCTGTACGAACCGTCCTCAAACAACTGGTCGTGCTCGGGAACCCGCAGAGTCAATGCCGTGGTCCGGCTCGTGGGGAGCCACACGATCTGGCTGGAGGATCTCAACAACCCCAGCGGGACCTTCTCGGACTCAGAACTCGTGGAACTGGATGCCCTCTATGCAGCGAACATTGCGGGCGTTCTCGACGGCTATCTCGGTGGCCTACCTGATGTGGACGGCAACGAGCGCATCCTGATTCTCATGACCCAGGAGGTCAATCGCCGGCCGGGCGATACAAGAGGCTACGTGTTCGTTCCAGACCTCTGGCCGACCTACGAATGCGCAACCAGCAACCGGGCCGAGATCTTCTACGGATTCGTGCCGGATCCAGACGGCGCCGTTGACGACGCGGTGACCAAGGAGGAGGCATTCTTCCTCTACCCTTCTCTGATCGCTCATGAGGCGGCGCACATCGCGCAATTCGGCGCTCAGGTTTTTGGCGACGCGGGACAAAAGAGGTCGTGGGAACTCGAGGGCGGTGCGGTGCTGGCGGAACATCTGGTCGCTTTCCGCCTGTTCGGGCATGCATCCGGCCAGAACCTGGGATACGCGGAGTACTCCGCCGGATGGGATTGGTATTCGCGTTTTTGGGACATGGCCCGGTTCTTCGGATGGGATCCGGACAGAAGCGGCGGCCGGGTTCCGTACGCACCCGAGCAGTGCACATGGATCGGTCGCCCGAGCGAGGGGAACAGCGGTCCTTGCAGACACCCGGGCTCGGCGGTCTACGGAGTCTCCTCCATGGTCTTTCGCTACGCCCTGGACCGATGGGGCGGAACATACCCGGGCGGGGAGGGGGCGCTGATGAGACGCCTTACGCAGTCGCCCGCCCAAGGGTTCGCTTCCCTGCGCGATGTCAGTTCATGGCGCAGCGAGGCGATACTCGCTGACTTCTACATCACCCTCTGGCTGGACTTGCAGCCGGGTCTTCACGCACCCGGCATGACCTCCTGGAACCTCCAAGACATCTTCGACCGGTTTCCAGAGAGTGCGCGGCTCCGGCCCCGTCCGTCCAGTTCCAAGACGCCGACCTTGACCGCCAGGGTTCGGGGTGGCTCATCGCTTTACGTCCACTGGACGCCAAGCGGCCCGCTCGATCCGACGAGCTTGAAGATCACGACGGGCGGTGGTGGCCCTGTCCCCGGCCACATCTCGGTCTGGGCTCTACGGATTCGGTAG
- a CDS encoding AlpA family transcriptional regulator, whose product MATLEEQFNTRISGFLDDTGMAPTTLGMLAVGDPGLLREIARGRSVSLTTADRVLAFMDRYERDAGGAKAPSARPHRPTRARRTKRTGAMTEDRGNERTKPATRFLRVSEVQARTSLGRSTIYRWSAEGRFPAPVMLGGRVARWVEAEIEAWLREWLE is encoded by the coding sequence ATGGCAACGCTGGAGGAGCAATTCAACACACGGATCAGCGGGTTTCTCGACGACACCGGCATGGCGCCGACGACGCTCGGCATGCTGGCGGTGGGCGATCCGGGCCTACTGCGCGAGATCGCGCGGGGCCGCTCGGTGTCGCTCACGACGGCGGACCGGGTGCTGGCGTTCATGGACCGCTACGAGCGGGACGCGGGCGGCGCCAAAGCTCCGTCGGCCCGGCCGCACAGGCCGACGCGCGCGAGAAGGACGAAGCGGACCGGAGCGATGACCGAAGACCGGGGCAATGAGAGGACGAAACCGGCGACCCGTTTCCTGCGGGTGTCGGAGGTGCAGGCCCGGACGAGCCTGGGACGGAGCACGATCTACCGCTGGTCGGCGGAGGGCCGCTTTCCCGCGCCCGTCATGCTGGGCGGGCGCGTGGCGCGGTGGGTCGAGGCCGAGATCGAGGCGTGGCTCCGCGAGTGGCTGGAATAG
- a CDS encoding TrbC/VirB2 family protein gives MRTLSRTLRTAARAAALLVLMPGALLAQGTSPWVDAVNELQTQFTGPIARGLSLIAIVVGGLMFAFGEGGSKRTLAGIIFGIGMAVGAVNFLGWLF, from the coding sequence ATGAGAACTTTGTCGAGAACGCTGCGAACGGCCGCCCGGGCCGCCGCGCTGCTGGTGCTGATGCCCGGCGCGCTGCTCGCCCAGGGCACGAGCCCGTGGGTGGACGCGGTTAACGAGCTTCAGACGCAGTTCACGGGACCGATCGCACGGGGGCTCTCGCTGATCGCGATCGTGGTGGGCGGCCTGATGTTCGCGTTCGGCGAGGGCGGGAGCAAGCGCACGCTGGCCGGGATCATCTTCGGGATCGGCATGGCCGTGGGCGCGGTGAACTTCCTCGGCTGGCTGTTCTGA
- a CDS encoding VirB3 family type IV secretion system protein: MRGLSRWAGYAALNRPLTVLGVERRLFLLGATLAVAVWNATASLVAGGVVFACCYGAGWLAGRRDPAMLAVLRAAARYPARFDPGKWADEPWHLTIRGSGE; this comes from the coding sequence ATGCGGGGTCTGAGCCGCTGGGCCGGCTACGCCGCGCTGAACCGCCCGCTGACGGTGCTGGGCGTCGAGCGGCGGCTGTTCCTGTTGGGCGCGACGCTCGCGGTCGCGGTGTGGAACGCGACGGCCTCACTCGTGGCGGGCGGCGTGGTGTTCGCCTGCTGCTACGGAGCGGGCTGGCTCGCTGGCCGGAGGGATCCGGCCATGCTCGCGGTGCTCCGGGCCGCGGCGCGGTACCCGGCGCGGTTCGATCCGGGCAAGTGGGCGGACGAGCCGTGGCACCTGACGATCCGGGGAAGCGGCGAGTGA